ACCAGACCAAATGCAGGGGCAGATGAATGTCCAGCAGCACAGATGAGCCACAAATGAGCGCTTCCCTGtaggctctgtgccaggccaacTGGTCTTTGTCTTGGCCAGCCTGGAGAGACCAGGGGAGGCTGAATCACATCCGATGTTACGGACTGGGTGCCGCGGGGCTGTGGCACGTCCATGGGCGGCTGGCGGGGCTCCTGCCGGGCAGGAGGCGCCCCGGGATGTGGTAGGGGAGCATCCCGGGGGACAGGGCGGGGGCGCCTTCCTCACCGTCCCGTTGTcgccccctcctcccctcccccggCCGCGCagcctctcccccagccccagccccagccgcAGCCCACCCACCGCCGCCAGCCGCCCGCCCCGGCTCCGGCAGCTGCTGCGGCTGTGCTCGGCGCCGCCCCCGGGCTCCCCCGCCGCCGCTCGGGCTCTccgcgccgctgccgccgccgccgccgggcccggggccgctgcggggggcgggccgggggcgggccgggggccgcGGCGCGGccgccgggcccggcgcgccgGCTCGGGGGCCGGGGAGGACCATGCACCGCGCTGCCTCCAACCAGCGCTCggtctcctcctcctcgggcTCCTtccagccgccgccgccgccgccgccgccgccgccgccgctgccgccgcacGCCGCCGACCGGCAGCCCCTCTTCCAGCGGGGCtccagcagcggcggcagccgGCGGGGCTCGGGGTCGAGCTCGGGCTCGGCGCGGGCCCGccgcccccgcagcccccgcagcAGCGCCGagcaagaggaggaggaggaggaggaggaggaagaggaggaggacagcagcagcatcagcaaGCCCCTGGTGCCGCCGCCCGCCACCCCGCtgcccgccgccgcctcgccgctccccagcagcagcagcagcatcagcagcggcggcggcgggagcccgGGCCGCAGCATGACGGCGGCGGAGCTGtacggggcggcggcggcgggcggcggggcggggggcggcggggcggcggcgggggcgctgCTGGGGCCCGGTGGGGCGGGGGGAGGGCGGCGCTGGGGCTTCCAGGCGctgtccctggtgctgctgctggggcagggcgcGCTGCTGGACCTCTACCTGATCGCCGTCACCGACCTGTACTGGTGCAGCTGGATCGCCACCGACCTGGTGCTGGCGGCCGGCTGGGGCATCTTCTTCTGCCGCAACAGCCGGGCGCGCCGCCGGGAgcggcccccgccgccccccgggccgccgccgccgcacccGCTGCTGCTGCACGGCCCCCCCGGAggccgcggggccgggggaCGCGGGGCCGGGGTCCCCCCCCGCGGCGGCGACTTCGCCTACGCGCACCTCGCCTGGCTCATCTACTCCATCGCCTTCACGCCCAAGGCGGCGCTGATCCTGGGCACCTCCATCCTGGAGCTGATCGAGCTGCGCCTGCCGCTGGGCACCACCGGCTTCCGCATCACCCTGGCGCTGTCCGCGCCGCTGCTGTACTGCCTGCTGCGGGCCATCGGCACCGAGGGCgccgggcagctgctcctgccgccgcagccgccgccgcagcaccgcgccgccgccgccttcCTCGCCACCTGCCTCGACCTGCTCGACAGCTtctccctgctggagctggtgctgcagcccGGGCGGCCGGCGCCGCTGCCCGCCCCGCTGCGCTACCTGCTCATCGCCGTCTACTTCCTCTGCCTGGCCTCGCCGGTGCTGTGGCTGTACGAGCTgagcgccgcccgcccgcccggcgccgcccgCCTCGCCCTGCACCTCTTGCTGCCCGCCGGGCTGCTGGACGCGCCGCTGCTGGCGCTGcgctgcctcctgctcctgcgcTACCAGCAGCCGCTGTCCCTCTTCATGCTCAAGAACCTCTTCTTCTTGACCTGCCGCGGCCTGGAGGCGCTGGAGACCTGCTGCCTCCTCcggcccgccgccgccccgccgcccgccaagtacggcccggccgccgccgcgcccgccgccgccccgctgGCCCACGGGCTCTCCGACGTGGACGTGGGGCCCCACGGGTACGTGAACGCCTTGGCGGTCAccgcccagggctgagcccccggGCCCGCTCCCGGCAGAGAATCTGTCTCTGCGTTCTGCTCAGGTTCCCTCCGCCGTGGCCGAGCAGGGGAAGGGGACGTGGGTTTCCCTGTCGGACTCCCgttcccctcctcccttcctCATGGACAAATCCTGCAGCGGAAGCTCCGCACAAACCCGACTACCTGCAGGAGCCTACGGATGACGCTTGTCCCCGGAAAACGCACCTGTCCTTCATGACAAGACTTCTTCCAGTGCTTCTGCATCTCCACTGTCTGGAGGAtcccactcttcccccccctcccAGGACATTGTGTTGCTTTGTCACCGAAAAGGTtcagtttttccttttcatccTCAACAGGGACCAGTGCATTTGTCCCCTCCTTTAAGAACTCCTGCTGACCACAATAATGAGATGCAAGAGGGGCCTGACCAGCAGATGTTGCCTCCAGAAGGACAGAAGGAAGCACGCTTTGGTTTCCCTCGGTCCTGcaaagctgctgcctgtgtttcCAGGCCTTTGTGTACAGCTAAGGAACCTCTGGAAGCACGCTGGCCACTCGGTCACTTCAGCTCATGAGCCACCTTCTCCTAGCCAAAATGTCTACCTCTGTGCTTCAACCTTTTGCATCTTACATTGACTTCACACGCTAAAGAAACCAGTCCAGCATGGACACAAACCAGGGCTTAGGCCCCATTTCATACCCACCAAGACATTTATTTCTGGTGAGAACAGGGTTTacagcagcctcctgctggCATCCCCACGTGCTGGGGCTCTCATTTCTCTGTGAATATGCATGTTTACGGGATCACCGTTGGTTTTCTTTTACACGGAGCGTAGGGTCTTCCTTTATACAGCCAGAAAGGCTGGAAAATTTCCTCTGGCCCCCTTCCATGCCTGCTGGAgagagcagaggtggggctgagcctgcagagtgCCCCCtctccaggagcagagcagagcagaggacgCTGGCACTGCTCGGGGTGGGCTCCATGCTCAGTGAACCAAacatttcagcacagaaaatgcAAAGTGCTGCAGGAGCCCTCGGGCCACAGGGGCTCTCGAGCTTTGGTGAAAGCCCAAGGATCAGCATCCTGTCCTCTGTGTGCATGTGGTTTAGGGTAGATGGGGAAAAATTGTTAGTAGCCTCTCATAGGAACACAGTTTTCTTTGGTTTGAAGCTCCGTGAATGTTGGGTGGGGTTAAGGCCTGCTCTTCTGCCTGGCTGCACTGCTCCTGAAACCAGCCCATGGAAGGAGGAGCACACAGACCATGTCTGGAGGAAGGACTTTGCCCCTCCCAGGCTTATATTTTGTTATCTGGGCAAGGCTGCAATAATTGTGAAAAACAAGTTTCCTGTTgcaagttttgtttcttttttttcttttttttcaagctGTCCTGATGGGAAGGGGAAATAAAGCACAACCAACTGCTACCCACAGCAGGactgcaggtgcagcccagGCTTCTTCCGCACACACATTTATTCTTTCTTTCAGGGCTTGGGCTTCAGAGCCTCTGTCCCACCTTCCTTGTCACAGAGTGGGATCAACTGCCTGCTCCGGTGGACTGCTACAACAAAATGTTTACAGTCTGGTAATTCCAGCTCCAGAGGCAGAGGTGGGGCTGCCATGGGGCTCTTCTCCCCCAGCTCTCGGTGGCTGATGGGCTTTGAGGGACTGGAAAAGCCCCTGGAAAAGATGGGTCAATAGTGCTGTTCTGTTCAGAAGTGCAGCTAGGATGGGTGACTCGCTGCTCTCCTCCTGCCAAATGGAGAGTTGGCAAAAGCTAGGCTTAACTTTCCCACCAGTGCTTTATTTTTAACCTGAGCCCTTTCGTGGGCAGTTGTGTGAATTTTGGCCAGTGGCCTTTCTCTTCGGTTACTTCTTGTCTGGACAATCTTGGTGCTGTGAGTGACTGTGATTGTAAAACTTGGTACTGTGAACTTTTCCTATGTGATGTGAAATGTGTTGAGGGGATGCTAAGTTCCTGGCCAAAGGAGGTGTAATTACAGGCATATTCTGCTTGTACAGATATTTGTTTCCTTGCACCTTCCTTCTTAGTAGTAGAAGCTCAGAAATAATTATTCAAGAGACAACAAGGTGATACCTGAACCTAGGACTACTCCATTCTTCAGTTaaacagctgaaggaaaaaaaaaaataaatccccaaccaactttgcaaaaaaaaaaagcttttcatcACCAACTATGTTTGGCTGCTCCTATGGCCAAGTTCCCAACAATAGCACCAAAGTGCTAACCCCCAATACACTGAAGCATGAGCATAGTTGAGACATCAAAGAATCACAGCACAATTATTACTGAGTCTTACTTCAGTACCCCTCCATAGCCCATAACAAAGTTGCTGTTTCGAAAGTGAGTGCCTTTTTCCAGTTAGGACGTTCTTGAGAAAAATGGCATATTTGAAATTTATCTGGCCATGGCATTTTTAACCCATTGGCAGTGAACTCACAGTTCAGATTTCTCCATGGATGAAAAGGTTGCCTGGGACACACGACCCTGCAAAATGACACTTGTGTTGCATAGAATTCCTTTGTAGGAAAAGTTGTTCTTTGTGGTGCCATGGTTTCTAGGTTGTTAGGAATTGTGCTGTTTGGAGAGCGTTAAAGCTCTTGTAGTTGCCTATACTGAAGCCCCCTTGCAACTAAAAGGGCAGCTTGGCTGCTCCTGCAATTACCTACTATGAAAAAACATTTAAAGATCTTCAATGTCCTGTTTATAAACCTGCTCCTCCTCTTGAATCCCCTCCTCTTTGGTAACTGATCTCTTGCTTCCTTAAACCTTTCTGTTTGCAGAAGAGAGCTGGTGGCACCATGGAAGTGCAAACAATACCTCTCCTGATGCACCTTGCACAACTCCTGTACATTGTGCCAACATTAATTACTGGTCCAGGTCAGTAACACTTTGCTGAACGAATTTGTGCCATACTAAGACACGGGTCCCTTGGGATCCTGTTACACAACTCCGTTATTTAGCATTTTACTGCTCTTTGTTTGCTATCCTGACAAAAGAGATGACTACTCCCAGGAGGGGAAATGGAAGTGAGAGATAAGGCCTGTGGCTGATGGACACTTGGCATCCCCCTGGCATTAATCAGaacttgtattttttaaaagcaagattgttaaaataaaattagaaacTTGTGACTGATTTTGttccttcttttccctcctttgaTTCTTGCTGGGATATTCAATTTTGAATAGGGACCAACAGATGTGTTAGTTACTTGTTTTCCTCATACTGGATTGCTAAAATAGTGTCTGGATTTTCCCTTCAAACAAACTTTTTCTAAGTGAAGGCAAATTCTAAGAGCTGTAACACCAAGGGAGTTATTTGAGAAGGGAATGACTAAGGCAAGGAAATTCAAATGACACTTCTGAGCTTCCTATTCAAGTGATTTATAAGAATTTATACCACTTGAAAAAGactcatggggaaaaaaaaatcagatttacaTGTTAATTGCTGTAAGATAAAAAACTTTTAGAAGTGGGATCATCAAGATGGCAATTACTGACATAATCTGTAAGATGAGTTCTCACTGGAGAAGCACTGAGATCACAGCTGCCTCTTGCTGAGCTCTGTTGGGTTAGATTGGATTCCTGTTGGAGCAGGAAGGATCCCAGCCTTAATTCTGGATCTCCGCAGGGATTTCCCTTTGTCACTGAGCTGTCCTAAGAGTCCTGCATGGAAATTACAAACAATTCCTTTACCATCCCTTCTGAAGGGATGTAGGGATGCTTCCCATGGCTGCAGGCCCTCAGTTCTGTccagctcatctccatactgTGATTTACAGGAATATTTTGACTTTTGTGAGCCAGTTCAGTTCTGGCTCAGTTTTGCCTCAGGTTCCTGTAACAAATACTAAGAACTCAATCATAGGCAGAATTGAGGACACAGAAGTATTTAACTGAATATATCCAAAAAAGTattcttcatttttaatttaaggAAAAATCTCCACAAGTTAgacacaaaaatataaaatacacacaatacaaaataaattgcaagagaaaagaaaagattcTTTCTTTCTAAGACATGAGATTTTAAAAAAGCTGAgataaaggatttttttgaCAAGTAAACTTAGATGGATGGGAAAACCACAAAGGAGAAAGGCCTGGATGTATTTACACCTCACAGGTTGTTATCCAGTGATAAGAAACAGGGTAAATGCAGCCTTACCATCACTGCTCCTGGAAGAGGAATCCCTTAGATTGTTCAGCATTTCACTGTGGGTAATCTGAACTACCTGTGCTGGAGCTTAAACCCACACAAGTACATCTTAAAGTCACTTTCACTCAGCCTCCCTTAACTCAGATATAATTTCCACTCTAAAACAGCATCTGCTGAGGCTACAGTTTTTCCTCCTCCAAAACAGTCCTTTATTTCCTTGTGTGTCACTGTCTATGTCTTCAGCTCACATCTTCCTGGTGCTAAGATCTCCAAAAGCAAACAGCACTGCAGCAGTGATTCCCCTGAATCTGTATTCAGCTCCACATTTCTCAAAActgtaaaaaaatcccaaattccattTCTTGGTCTCCTCTTCCCCCTTCACTCCTGTTGCTGGTTTTCAAGCACATAGCTCCCAGTAGAGAGGCAGGAAGAGTTATGGAGACTCTCAATTTAAACATTTATCCCATTTACTCTCAGATATCCACTTGATTTCTGAATGACCATGGAAATGCAGCTGTAAATGAATGatgagtggggaaaaaaaaatacaaatcttTAGGCACATTTATCAACCAGGTAGAGACAGCTGTAATCTAGCTGAAATTTAAGGCACATGTCTTTAATACAGTATTTACAAGGAAATGTTCAAAATGTGTATTAAAATGGCAATGCAAATGCCACCATGTTATCTAAGCCTATTTTCTGAACCATGCCTGTGACTTTTATCCAGTGCAATAGAATCAGCACAGCTGGAGGGCATTGTGAAGGCACGAGTGGATGAGCCACAGCAATTTTTCTGCCATCCATCAGTGAGAATTCAGTGTAATGCTCTTCCCCAAGGAACAGAATCCCTGCTTGCTCTTTCACAGGGGTGGCCAACACTCCTGGCTTCTTGCCACAGAGAAGtaacattccacatgtgcagcACAGGAAGGTGCCAGCACTAAGCCATTGACAATGCAAGGACAGTGCTGGAAATGCAGCCTCAGTACTGCTCTGCATGGCACCACCTTCCATCCCTGCATTTCAAACAGGGCAGGTCCAGGCAGAGCCTAAGAGTCCTCCAAAGCCTGGTCAATGTCCATCACCTCTGCTGGGTAGCTCCAGCTGGAGTGCCTCTGGATGTCCTGGAAAAacagctgcttctggaggcTCTTCAGGCTGTTCAAAACCTCTGGAGAGAGCTCATGGAAACCCCCCTGCTGTTCCtgatcctcctcctcttcctcctcctcctccagaagGTCCTCAGGAGGCAGAGGGGAGCATCTGGAGATGTAGCCCTGGTCTGACTGCACTGACTGTCTCTGGTCCTTGCACTGGTCATCAAAgaccagctggtgctgctggccagCCTCCCCCTGGCACAGATATGGCTCTGAAGGGATGACACTCTGCTGATAAAGGGGGTACATGAgtccactcagatgctcactcAGGTCATCTGACAAGTTTGCAGGACTCTGGTCAGCTGCTGAAGCTTCAGAGCCATCGTGGAGGATGAGGTTATTCCTCATTGGAAAGCTTGTCTCCAGAAGAGGAACTCCTTCCATACAGTCCTCATTGCTCAGCACATGGTGACTGAGGATGTTTCTGCCTTCCATGGAAGAGACTGGCTCCACCACCTGAACTGGAGGAACATCCATAGGAAGGACCACAGTCTGGGAAATTGGATCCCCACGTGGATTAAGCTGAGGCTGCAGCTTGCAGCCTGTGCTTTCACCCTCATGCATGTGGAGGCTGATGGTGTAACAGGGCTCAGGCTCACGTAGGTGCAGCTGGTGTTTCACAATTCCTCCTGGCTCACTCAGCAGTGAACCCACCTGGCTCTCTCTGCTCAGGGAATGCAACTCTTCATCGCTATCCAGGCAGATGGTCTCACTCTCAAACCAGTCTGGGTGCTCAGTCTGCCAGTTCTTGAACTTCTCTATGGCCTCTTTCAGCTTCCTCCCACTGGGGGTATCGATGTAATTTTCAGCTGTGATTTCCTGGATTCGATGGATGCGCCCAGGTTCAAACTTCTCCAGGTCCTGAATCCGAAAATAAATATCCTCAAACTTGTCCATCAGCTGGTATCTGGAGGTGACATTGAACAGATCAGGTATATCTCTCTCACTGCTTATTCCCTCGAAGTAGCAAACTATGTACATTCCAAAACAGGCTGGCTTCTTGAAATCTGGCAGGATCAGGTTCAAGGCTGGGGTGAACAGGTCTCCCACTGGCTTCTGCTGATCCTGCTTGAGGCACACAGGCTCACTCCCAAGCATGGCCTGCCATTTGGCCTGGGTGCCCCGAGAGCACAGGATGATGATCTTCGAAGAGAGCTCTTCCATCTCCTTCTTCTGCCGGGTGAGCCAGGGTAAGGGCCCCAGCTCTGAGATGTGCTGGTCCTCCAGCAGGTCCAGGgccacagcagtgccacagaCTGTCATCAGGAACTCAGCAAACTTGAGCACCACGTCCACGTAGAGCAGGTGATCAGCAGAGTACACGATCCAAACCTTCCGCAGCTTCAGGGGCGGCAGAGGCAGCTCGGTGTACGGCGCTGGTGGAAGGCAGGGAAATGTTAATTAGAGCCACAGTCCCCAAACTGCAAAGGTGTGAGTCAGCACTAAGCAGCATAGCAGGGTATTAACACAACTTTTAAGCTTTAATGCTATTTTGGCAATCTATGTGGACAACATCGCATTTTGTAAATTTAATATGAAAGTACAGGCACAGTAAAGGGTGATTTATGATAACACCCTGATGATTCATCAACTTTCACCTC
This region of Zonotrichia albicollis isolate bZonAlb1 chromosome 4, bZonAlb1.hap1, whole genome shotgun sequence genomic DNA includes:
- the TMEM121B gene encoding transmembrane protein 121B, whose translation is MHRAASNQRSVSSSSGSFQPPPPPPPPPPPLPPHAADRQPLFQRGSSSGGSRRGSGSSSGSARARRPRSPRSSAEQEEEEEEEEEEEEDSSSISKPLVPPPATPLPAAASPLPSSSSSISSGGGGSPGRSMTAAELYGAAAAGGGAGGGGAAAGALLGPGGAGGGRRWGFQALSLVLLLGQGALLDLYLIAVTDLYWCSWIATDLVLAAGWGIFFCRNSRARRRERPPPPPGPPPPHPLLLHGPPGGRGAGGRGAGVPPRGGDFAYAHLAWLIYSIAFTPKAALILGTSILELIELRLPLGTTGFRITLALSAPLLYCLLRAIGTEGAGQLLLPPQPPPQHRAAAAFLATCLDLLDSFSLLELVLQPGRPAPLPAPLRYLLIAVYFLCLASPVLWLYELSAARPPGAARLALHLLLPAGLLDAPLLALRCLLLLRYQQPLSLFMLKNLFFLTCRGLEALETCCLLRPAAAPPPAKYGPAAAAPAAAPLAHGLSDVDVGPHGYVNALAVTAQG
- the IL17RA gene encoding interleukin-17 receptor A, yielding MAGAGPPLLPLLLLFLLPLLLPRPPAAVALRLLLDAAPPFTCSQPDLICLVRNSTCMEQSWVQVAAWTPSAPSSLHVSSDVFRKEDGKLVPVLQIEWKVATDASVRSLEGAELAVMQVSSNQQICAQFDFLNNLPLQVRPDGGRWNFTFDRFEVEPGQTYQVTVYHLPKLGVNGDYNCKSTSLTMPDCSDSLMKRTIPCIKTGSLWEPRIQGEVLDDTAVLVSFYPWMEAARYRIHVASYMQEKRCKMATQDFIEDGQQQQVNVTIKIENIKACCRYKIQIQPFFANCGTDCLRHSASIPCEPVPSTEPADDMMIWLYWCITGISVLLVGSVITAVLCMTKIRAARRRGKCSHDSLQAAPYTELPLPPLKLRKVWIVYSADHLLYVDVVLKFAEFLMTVCGTAVALDLLEDQHISELGPLPWLTRQKKEMEELSSKIIILCSRGTQAKWQAMLGSEPVCLKQDQQKPVGDLFTPALNLILPDFKKPACFGMYIVCYFEGISSERDIPDLFNVTSRYQLMDKFEDIYFRIQDLEKFEPGRIHRIQEITAENYIDTPSGRKLKEAIEKFKNWQTEHPDWFESETICLDSDEELHSLSRESQVGSLLSEPGGIVKHQLHLREPEPCYTISLHMHEGESTGCKLQPQLNPRGDPISQTVVLPMDVPPVQVVEPVSSMEGRNILSHHVLSNEDCMEGVPLLETSFPMRNNLILHDGSEASAADQSPANLSDDLSEHLSGLMYPLYQQSVIPSEPYLCQGEAGQQHQLVFDDQCKDQRQSVQSDQGYISRCSPLPPEDLLEEEEEEEEDQEQQGGFHELSPEVLNSLKSLQKQLFFQDIQRHSSWSYPAEVMDIDQALEDS